In the genome of Salana multivorans, the window TTGTGCGGCATCGTCGAGGATCCGGTCGAGCCCTGCGCGCTCAGGTTCTGCACGAAGTAGCCGAGCGAGATGTAGGTCCAGACGTCGGTCGCGACGTTGTGCAGGATGCGGTTGAAGCGGGCGATGTCGTCGTAGAGCTCGCTCTGCCAGTCGTGACTCTCGATCTGCGTCGTGAGCGGGTTCCAGGTGAGGCCGAGGCCGGTGACGAACCCGCGCGCGACGTCCTCCCAGTCGGTGCCGGGGACGGAGACGGAGTGCGCCCCGTACGTGCCCGTCGCGCCGTTGATCTTGCCGAGTGTCTCGTCGCCCTCGATCCGCGCGAGCTGGCGACGCAGGCGGTGGACGACGACGGCGAGCTCCTTGCCGAGCGTCACCGGCGTCGCGGGCTGGCCGTGCGTGCGGGCCAGCATCGGCATGGCCGCCTGCGCGCGGGCGAGGTCGGCGACGGCGTCGACGAGGACACGCGCCGCGGGCAGCCAGACGTCGTGGACGGCGGATCGGACGGTGAGCGCGTAAGACAGGTTGTTGATGTCCTCGCTCGTGCAGAAGATGTGCGCCAGCTCGCTCGCCGCGGGCAGGGCGGTGTCGGAGCCCAGCACCTCGGGCGCGTGGTCCATGCGGCGCTTGAGGAAGTACTCGACGGCCTTGACGTCGTGTCGCGTCTCCGCCTCGATCGCCGCCAGCTCGGCGATCTCCGCAGGCCCGAAGGTGGCGACGACGTCGCGGAGGTAGGCCTTCTCCGCATCGGTCAGGACCGGGGCGCCGGGGATCGCGCCCTGCTCGGTCAGGTGGATGATCCACTCGACCTCGACCGCGAGGCGGGCGCGGTTGAGCGCCGCCTCGGAGAGGTGGTCGACGAGCGGTGCGACGTCGGCGCGGTAGCGCCCGTCGAGCGGGCCGAGAGCGATCGCGGGGTCGGCGGCAAGGCTCACCCAGGGCGTCGTGTCGAGGGGCATGGGCTCATTCTTCCACTCGCCGGCCGAGCGCCGAGGCGGTGGCCGGAGGGTGGGCGTGCGACGACGGCGATCCGGGCCGATCGAGGGGTCGGCGCTGTCCACAGAGCCGTGAGACGCGGCTGTTCCGGGGCCGTCTCCAGGGGCCGAGCGGACGGCGCGGTCCTCGTCCTAGCGTCGCCGACATGCCCACCAGCTCGCCCTTCTCTCCCGGTCCGTCGTCGGGGCTCGGTCCGCCGCCGGCCCCGACCGGCTCGTCGTCTGTGTTCCCGCTCCCGTGGTGCGACGCGGGCGGGACCGACGCGGTCTCGCGCTCGCTCTCCGCCGCCGCCGACGCGTCTCGACGAGCCCGCGAGCACCTCTGCGACGCCGAGCCGGAGCTGTGGCGGGGGAAGGCGTCGGGTCAGTTCCTCGATGCGCGTGACCTCGACCTCGCGCGCCTCGACCGGGTCGCCCGGGCGATCGACGACGCCACGGCGGCCGCCGCGGCGCACCGGGCGGCTCGACGCGAGCTGGCCGGCGCCCTGGCGGCCGGCGGCTCGAGCGGGACCGCGGGCTGGTGGGGGTGATGGGCGGGACGTGGGTCATGGTCGACGGGGCGGAGATCGAGGCGCTGGCCGGCGACGTCTCGTCCTGCGCCGATGACCTGGACGAGTCGTGCCGCCAGCTGCGGGTGGCGCGGTGGCAGGTCGACCTGCTCGGCTCCGGCCCCGAGGGGGCGCTGGGCACGCTGCCCGGCGTCGTCTCCGCCGTGGCGGAGGCGCTGACGGCCGCGGAGGGCGCCCGGCGCGCGATCCGGGGCCGAGCCGACGCCGTGCACGCGGCCCTGCGGGAGTACGACGGTGCGGACAGCCTGGTGGCGGTCGATCGTGCGCTCGATCTCGTCCCGGCACTCGGCCCGCCGCTGGCCCCGCTGGCGCTTCCGATCGTCGGGCTCGGTGGGATCGCCGCCGACACCGCGTCGGCTGGCGGGCTGCGGATGCGCGGCGCCTGGGTCACCACCATCGTCCGGTGGAGCGGGATCGGCACGCTCGGCCGGCTGGTCGCCGGGGTGGGCTGGGGCCCCGACCCGGTCGGCGGGATGTCGACGTGGCTCAGGGCGGCCGGCCTGGTGCTGCCCGGTGTCGTCGGACCGGTCTGGGGCGGTCTCGTCCCGGGCATGCTGCAGCGCCTCGACGCCCGGATCGAGGTCGACCCGCCGACCCCCGGCTCGTCGACGGCCGCCGCCGGCATCGGCGACCTCGCGAGCCGGATCGGTGTCGCGTACGACGAGGCCCCCGACGGGGCCGGAGCGGTCGACGTCCAGCGGATCGAGCATGCCGATGGCCGGGTGAGCTGGACGGTGTCGGTGCCGGGGACGCAGGGGTTCGGCGCCTCGTACGGGGCGAGCGACGTGCCGATGGCCGGAGACGTCAACGTCGCCGCCTACCTCGGGATGCAGGGACCGCCGGACGCGCTCGTGCTCGCGGCGATGGAGCAGGCGGGGATCGGCCCGGACGAGCCCGTCGTGCTCGCGGGACACTCGCTCGCCGGGATGGTGGTGATGCACCTGGCGACGTCGCCGGCCGTGACGGAGCGCTACACCGTTGCGGCCGTCGTCACCTTCGGCTCGCCGGTCGGCCACCTCCCGCCCGCGTCCGCCCCCACCCTGCACGTGCGGCACGCGGAGGACGGCACGCCGTCGCTCAGCGGAGTCTCCGGCTCGCGGCACGGCGGGTCGGCGCCGGGCGAGGTGGTCGTGGTCAAGGAGCTGGGCGGCGACCCGGTCATGGGGGTCGCGCACGCCATCGGGGGTTACGAGGAGACCGCGCGGGAGCTCGAGGCGGACCGGCCGCTCGGCCTCACGGCGTGGGAGGACGCGACGAAGGACCTGTTCGCGGGCGAGGGCGACACCGTGACGTCGACCCTCCACGTGGGACGGGTGGGCTGAGCCGTGCTGGCGCGGAGGTCAGCGGCGCGAGTCGCCCCGCCCCGGCCGGGGAAGGAAGATCGTCACGATGCTCGTCGTGATGGCGATGACCAGACCACCGAGCACGGCTGCCGGCCAGAAGCCGTCGACCGTGATGCCCCAGGAGAAGTGGCTCGTGAGCCACGAGCAGAGCAGGAGCATGAGGGCGTTCACGACGATCCCGAACAGGCCGAGCGTGAGGATGTAGAGGACGAACGTGAGCGCCTGGACCAGCGGCTTCACGAACATCTGGACGATGGCGAGGACGAGGCCGACCACGAGGTAGACGAGCACCTGCTGCCACCAGGTCTCGGCCTCGGTGACGGCGATGCCGCGGATCATCGAGTCCGCGACCCACACCCCGACGGCGGTGGCGACGGTGCGCCAGAAGAGCTCCTTCATCCCACCATCGTGACACGACGCTCCGCCGGGCCTCGGGATCCGCCATGCCTCCCGGTCCCGGGAGCGCGACGGCGGTCGGGCCGGCCGGTGCTGGTGACGGCGTCTGTGACGGCTCCCGTAACGGTGCGGGCACCCTCGGCGGTCGGGATCGCAGGCTCGCCGGCGCCGCGCCGGGAGGGTGTCGGGATCGTTGCGGCGGATCGTCCGGGGTGGTGGCTCGCGAGTGCCGGGTGCGGTGGGTGCGAGGGCCGTCGTGCCCGACGACCTCGGCGGCCGTTTGCGCCACTCCCCGGTCCGGTCGGGCGCGTCGGGATCGTCGCACCGCGCCGCTTGGTCTACTGCTCGGACTACTGCGTGGCGAGGAACTCCGCCGCGACGGCGATCACGGCGTCGTTGGCCTCGGGGTCGCCGATCGACACGCGCACGCCGTCGCCGGCGAAGGGCCGCACGATGAGCCCAGCCCGCGAGAACGCCTCGGCGAGCAGTCCGGTGCGCTCGCCGACCGGGAACCAGACGAAGTTGCCCTGCGCCTCCGGGATGTCCCAGCCCGCCGCCCGGAGCGCGAGCACCATCCGCTCGCGCTCCTCGACGAGCTCCTGGACCCGGGCGAACAGCTCGGTCTCGGCCCGCAGGGACTCGACGGCCGCCACCTGGGCGAGCGCGTTGACCCCGAACGGCGTGCCCGCCGCGCGGAGGCCCTTCGCGATCCGCGGTCTCGCGAGCGCGTACCCGACCCGCAGCCCCGCGAGGCCGTACGCCTTGGAGAACGTCCGCAGCACCACGACGCGCGGGTCCGCGCGCAGCAGGGCCAGGGCGTCGAGTGGGCGGGTCGCGTCGTCGTGCGTGCCGTTGTCGACGCCCTCCGCGCGGTCGCCGGCCGCGTTCCCGTGGTCGTCCTCGTTGGCGTCGGCCTCCGCTCGGTCGCCGCCGGCCCGTGCCAGGCCCGCCTCGTCCTCTCCGCGGGCCTCGTCCGCGCCGTCCTCGTCCGCGCTCTTCCGCTCGGGGCCGCGGACGAACTCGACGTAGGCCTCGTCGAGCAGCACGAGCACGCCCTCCGGAAGCGCGTCGAGCAGGTCGCGGACCTCGCCGTGGGTGGCGGCGGTCCCGGTCGGGTTGTTCGGCGAGCAGACGATGACGGCCTTCGTCCGCTCGGTCACGGCCGCGGCCATCGCGGGAAGGTCGTGCCGGGCGTCGGCGGTCAGCGGCACGGGAACGGAGATCCCGCCCGCGACCGCCACCGCGATCGGGTACGCCTCGAACGAGCGCCAGGCGTAGACGACCTCGTCGCCGGGCTCGAGCAGCGCGTGGAGGAGCGTCTCGAGCACGGCGACCGACCCGTTGCCGACGACGACGTGGTCCGGCTCCAGCGCGAACCGCGTCGCGAGCTCCCCCACGAGCCGGCTCGCGGCGAGGTCGGGGTAGCGGTTGAGATCGGCTGCGGCGTCCGAGACGGCGGCGACGACGCCGGGCAGGGGAGGGAACGGGTTCTCGTTGGAGGAGAGCTTCTCCACCATCGCGCCGTCGGGCCGGGCGCCCGGGACGTAGGCGGGCAGCTGGGCGATCGACTCACGGAGGCGGACCTTGGCCATGGGGACCAGCATGCCCGAGCGCGTCCCGGCCGTTCCAGCGCGTCCACCCTGGAGCGACGGGCACGAGCGCGGGCGACGGGGAACGACCGACGACCGGTCGTGCGGACCCGCTTCCATTCCTACGCGACCGTAGGCTACGATGCCGTAAGTTACGCTTCCGTAGGTTAGCGTGACGCCCGACGTCCCACCGCCAGATCTTTGGAGTGACCTTGACCGCAGAGGCCATGTCCGACGTCCCCCTCGACCACCGCGCGCCGCAGGCCGACCAGCCCGGGACGGCGCCGACCGGTCCCACGCACCCCGACCCCTGCGACGTCGCGGGAACGGTGCGGTTCCTCGCCCCCGACGGGACGCGCCTCGACCAGGCGCAGCTCGACGCGCGCGAGGTGCCGGAGAGCATGCGAGCCGTCGTCGACGGCCTCTCCACCCCCGAGCTGCGCGAGCTGTACCGCGAGATGGTGCTCACCCGCGCCCTGGACGGCGAGGCCACGAGCCTGCAGCGTCAGGGAGAGCTCGCGCTGTGGCCCGAGTGCCGCGGCCAGGAGGGCGCCCAGATCGGGTCCGCCCACGCGCTGCGGCCTCGGGACCACGTCTTCCCGTCCTACCGGGAGCACGGCGTTGCGCTCTCCCGCGGCGTCGGACCGGGCGAGCTGCTCCACCTGTTCCGCGCCATCGACCACGGCGGCTGGGACCCCACCGCCTACGGCTTCCACCTCTACACGCTCGTCATCGGCTCGCACGCCCTGCACGCCACCGGCTACGCCATGGGCATCCAGCGGGACGGCGACGTCGGCACGGGCGACCCCGAGCGCGACCGCGCCGTCGTCGTCTACTTCGGCGACGGCGCCACGGCGCAGGGCGACGTCAACGAGGCCCTCGTCTTCGCGGCGACCACCAGCGCGCCCGTCGTCTTCTTCATCCAGAACAACCACTGGGCCATCTCGGCACCGACCGCCGTCCAGACCACGGTCCCGCTCGTCGAGCGCGCGTCCGGCTTCGGCATCCCCGGCATCCGCGTCGACGGCAACGACGTCCTCGCCTCCCGCGCCGCGACCGAGGTCGCGCTCGAGCGCGCCCGCTCCGGCCGGGGTCCGGTCCTCATCGAGGCCGTGACCTACCGGATGGGCGCGCACACGACGTCGGACGACCCGACCCGCTACCGGGAGCGCGCGGAGGAGGATGCCTGGCGCGGGCGTGACCCGATCAACCGCCTCGCCACGCTGCTGCTGGCCGAGGGCCACGCGGACGAGTCCTACTTCGCCGAGGTCGGCGAGGAGGCCACGCACCTCACCGCCGAGCTGCGCGCGTACTGCCGCTCGCTCACGCCGCCGCCGGTCGAGTCCATGTTCGAGCACGTCTACGCGACTCCGCACCCGGACGTCGAGGCCGACCGCGCCTGGTACGCCGAGTACGCCGCGTCGTTCGTGACGGAGGGGGAGTGACGATGTCGACGCAGCTCCAGACCACCACGCCCGCGCCCGCGGGGGCCGACGTCGCCCCCGCCGGTGACGCGGGGCAGCGACGCGCCACCCGCATCCCGCTGGCCAAGGCGCTCAACGAGGGGCTGCGCCGCTCGCTCGCCACGGACCCGAGCGTCATGCTCATGGGGGAGGACATCGGCCAGCTCGGCGGCGTCTTCCGGATCACGGACGGTCTGCAGGCGGAGTTCGGCCCGCAGCGCGTCGTCGACTCCCCGCTGGCGGAGTCCGGGATCGTCGGCACGGCGATCGGGCTCGCGCTCGCGGGCTACCGCCCCGTCCTGGAGATCCAGTTCGACGGGTTCGTGTTCCCCGCCTTCGACCAGATCACGACGCAGCTCGCCAAGATGCACTACCGCTCGCGCGGCCGCCTCGAGCTCCCGATCGTCATCCGGATCCCCTACGGCGGCCACATCGGCGCGATCGAGCACCACAGCGAGTCGCCCGAGGCGTACTTCGCGCACACGGCCGGTCTGCGCGTCGTCACCCCCGCGAACCCGCACGACGCCTACACGATGATCCAGCAGGCCATCGCGTCGCCTGACCCGGTCGTCTTCCTCGAGCCCAAGGGCCACTACTGGGACAAGGCCGAGGTCGACCTGACCGACGAGGGCGCGCCCGACGTCGGCCCCGACGGCTGGGCCTCGCTCCACCGCGCCCGCACCGTCCGCGCCGGCGAGGACCTCACCATCGCGGCGTACGGCCCGACCGTGCCGCTCGCCCTCGCCGCCGCGAAGGTGGCGGCCGAGGAGGGGCGTGACGTCGAGGTCATCGACCTGCGCTCCATCGCGCCGCTCGACACCGAGACGGTCGTGGAGTCGGTCGAGCGCACCGGCCGCCTCGTCGTCGTGCACGAGGCGCCGACGCAGCACGGGATCGGCGCGGAGCTCGCCTCGCGCGTCACCGAGCGGTGCTTCCACAGTCTCGAGTCGCCGGTGCTGCGGGTGGGCGGGTTCTTCACGCCGTTCCCGCCGTCGTCGATCGAGAAGGAGTACCTCCCCTCGCTCGACCGCGTGCTCGACGCCGTCGACCGCGCGTTCAGCTACTGACGTCGACCGACGTCGCCGTACTCCCTGATCCCCCGAGACCCGAGGACCATCGTGCCCAAGCTCCAGCGCTTCGCCCTTCCCGACGTCGGGGAGGGCCTGACCGAGGCCGACATCGTCGCGT includes:
- the purB gene encoding adenylosuccinate lyase: MPLDTTPWVSLAADPAIALGPLDGRYRADVAPLVDHLSEAALNRARLAVEVEWIIHLTEQGAIPGAPVLTDAEKAYLRDVVATFGPAEIAELAAIEAETRHDVKAVEYFLKRRMDHAPEVLGSDTALPAASELAHIFCTSEDINNLSYALTVRSAVHDVWLPAARVLVDAVADLARAQAAMPMLARTHGQPATPVTLGKELAVVVHRLRRQLARIEGDETLGKINGATGTYGAHSVSVPGTDWEDVARGFVTGLGLTWNPLTTQIESHDWQSELYDDIARFNRILHNVATDVWTYISLGYFVQNLSAQGSTGSSTMPHKVNPIRFENGEANLEISSALLGNLSSTLVTSRLQRDLTDSSTQRTIGIALGHSLLAIANVTRGLAGLGVDPAAMARDLDANWEVLGEAVQSAMRAAGIAGVTGMADPYERLKELTRGRRVDGAGMREFIAGLGLPDDVEARLLALTPADYTGYAERLVAHLD
- a CDS encoding phage holin family protein — protein: MKELFWRTVATAVGVWVADSMIRGIAVTEAETWWQQVLVYLVVGLVLAIVQMFVKPLVQALTFVLYILTLGLFGIVVNALMLLLCSWLTSHFSWGITVDGFWPAAVLGGLVIAITTSIVTIFLPRPGRGDSRR
- a CDS encoding aminotransferase class I/II-fold pyridoxal phosphate-dependent enzyme — translated: MAKVRLRESIAQLPAYVPGARPDGAMVEKLSSNENPFPPLPGVVAAVSDAAADLNRYPDLAASRLVGELATRFALEPDHVVVGNGSVAVLETLLHALLEPGDEVVYAWRSFEAYPIAVAVAGGISVPVPLTADARHDLPAMAAAVTERTKAVIVCSPNNPTGTAATHGEVRDLLDALPEGVLVLLDEAYVEFVRGPERKSADEDGADEARGEDEAGLARAGGDRAEADANEDDHGNAAGDRAEGVDNGTHDDATRPLDALALLRADPRVVVLRTFSKAYGLAGLRVGYALARPRIAKGLRAAGTPFGVNALAQVAAVESLRAETELFARVQELVEERERMVLALRAAGWDIPEAQGNFVWFPVGERTGLLAEAFSRAGLIVRPFAGDGVRVSIGDPEANDAVIAVAAEFLATQ
- a CDS encoding thiamine pyrophosphate-dependent dehydrogenase E1 component subunit alpha — encoded protein: MSDVPLDHRAPQADQPGTAPTGPTHPDPCDVAGTVRFLAPDGTRLDQAQLDAREVPESMRAVVDGLSTPELRELYREMVLTRALDGEATSLQRQGELALWPECRGQEGAQIGSAHALRPRDHVFPSYREHGVALSRGVGPGELLHLFRAIDHGGWDPTAYGFHLYTLVIGSHALHATGYAMGIQRDGDVGTGDPERDRAVVVYFGDGATAQGDVNEALVFAATTSAPVVFFIQNNHWAISAPTAVQTTVPLVERASGFGIPGIRVDGNDVLASRAATEVALERARSGRGPVLIEAVTYRMGAHTTSDDPTRYRERAEEDAWRGRDPINRLATLLLAEGHADESYFAEVGEEATHLTAELRAYCRSLTPPPVESMFEHVYATPHPDVEADRAWYAEYAASFVTEGE
- a CDS encoding alpha-ketoacid dehydrogenase subunit beta → MSTQLQTTTPAPAGADVAPAGDAGQRRATRIPLAKALNEGLRRSLATDPSVMLMGEDIGQLGGVFRITDGLQAEFGPQRVVDSPLAESGIVGTAIGLALAGYRPVLEIQFDGFVFPAFDQITTQLAKMHYRSRGRLELPIVIRIPYGGHIGAIEHHSESPEAYFAHTAGLRVVTPANPHDAYTMIQQAIASPDPVVFLEPKGHYWDKAEVDLTDEGAPDVGPDGWASLHRARTVRAGEDLTIAAYGPTVPLALAAAKVAAEEGRDVEVIDLRSIAPLDTETVVESVERTGRLVVVHEAPTQHGIGAELASRVTERCFHSLESPVLRVGGFFTPFPPSSIEKEYLPSLDRVLDAVDRAFSY